The Syntrophorhabdales bacterium genomic sequence GTGAGTAGAGTGATTGGCAGGGTGAGGATGACCAGGATTGGCCTAAGAAACGCATTAACTAACCCCAACACTAGAGCCGCCAGCAGACCTGCGAAGAAGTTTCTGACCGTAACACCCGGTAGCAGGTAGGCCGCGATAAGCACCGCGAGTGTGGTAACCAGCCAGTTAACCAGTACTCCCATCGAATCGTGCCCTTTCTACTCCAACCACCACGGCGGGAGAGCCCCGCGCCACTGTAAGACCCTTCCCTTGAGAGCGTCCCTTCTGGAGATGAGCTGATTTACCTGAGTCTGTTTGTTCTCGAGGTCCTGGGAGAAGCGGACCACCACTGGCACGAGAACCTCGAGCTGCCTGTACTTGTCCGTCTCCTGGGAGAAGCTTGCCGCACGCGCGCTCTGAACCTGATCGATAATGCTATTTACCTGTGCCTTGATGCTGTTTACACTGTCAATCTGGTTCTGAAGGTCTGCGATCTGCGATGAAAGCTGATCGTACTGCTGTTTGAAGGAGAGCTCCAGGGGACTCAGCTCGCTGGTGCCCCGGTACCCTTCTTCCTGTGCGCGTAAGGGACCCGGCACGAGTGATATGAAGCTGATTGCCAGAATGAGGGAAAATAGGTGTTTCATGATAACCCCATTAGATCAGCGAATCTCTAAAACTATACGCGCTTGCACCCTGTTTTGCAACCCTCAACTAGTACGAAAGTATTAATAAGGTACTAATTTGTAAAGGATTTTTCAATATAGCCGATAAAAAGTTAAGCTGGATAATGACCAAGAAAATGAGGATAACCGAAGGCAAGCGGGCGTAGCGATGGAACTCCAGGAAACTCTGCTGCGCATTGCTTGTTTTAAGTTGGCTCGGAACAGACTGTGGCAGATGCGGTTGATAGACGCTGAAGAGGTGGAAGCCCTTGCCGATTCATTCTATGAAATCGCCA encodes the following:
- a CDS encoding phage holin family protein encodes the protein MGVLVNWLVTTLAVLIAAYLLPGVTVRNFFAGLLAALVLGLVNAFLRPILVILTLPITLLTLGLFIFVINALLVLLTSALVPGFEVRSFGWALLFSLLFSIVSFILHRIIP